ATACGGTATTTTGTTCCAATTTTATGAGTATTAATTCTTTTATATAATTCGTATTATATATcctgttatttaaaatattttaagtaatatatttaattaaaaaaaatcaatacattgaactttttaaatagaagaactaattttataaatcaatacaaataaaaaaataaaaattacaattaaatattttaaatatatgttaaaatataaatttaactccTCTAAAATTTTCTCTTAAATAGACTCTTATGTATCCAATGCGAACGGAGAAATCGATGCACTTATAatcatttgaatattttatccttttatttTCAGTTGTAGAGACATTGTTAAATTGTTGGTAATCAAGAgactcataaatattttataattctcCATTGGGTGCATTTGATCTTATTAGTCAAATTCCTATTGTCCAGATGGCTACATCCTACCGCCATAAATTTGCAACGGTAGGGTGAGAATGTTAAATTAGTGTGGTGCATATAACAAACaaagtatgaaaaataatatttttggtcaaAGTATGAAATGGTTGACAATAATAAAAAGATGAGCATTGGGTGTGTTGGCCCAATTTTGAATATCATATACAACACAAAATTAACAGTAATTACGACGGTGGTATTTGACTGAGGAGAAAAGGAAACTTCGCTTTTGCTCTGTTTATCGTCACACTCGCACAATGTCCTCTTCTACTGAAACTCTCTCTAACTTCAAGGAAGCCGCACAATCCATCATGTCCACGCGCCATACCTGGAGCGAGTTCCTCTCACTCTCCGCCCTCACACTTCCTTCCTCATTCTCCGATTTCACCACGCGCATCGGTATCAATCTCACGCGCTTCCTCTTCCACTACTCCTTCATTCTCCTCTTCATCCTCCTCATCACCCTCGTCTACCACCCTCTCTCcatcctcctcctcctcctctcTTTCGCCGGCTGGTACTTCCTATTCTTCTCCCGTGACTCCGCCGAACCCTTCTCGTTATTCAACCTAGTAGCAGTTGACGATCGGGTCGTCGTTTTGGCTCTGGCGGTTTTCACTTTGGTTGTTATTGCTGTGACCGGCGTGTGGTTGAACGTCTTGTTGTCGGTTGTTGTGGCGGCTGGTGTTGTTTGCTTGCACGGCGCCTCTAAAATTTTCTCTTAAATAGACTCTTATGTATCCAATGCGAACGGAGAAATCGATGCACTTATAatcatttgaatattttatccttttatttTCAGTTGTAGAGACATTGTTAAATTGTTGGTAATCAAGAgactcataaatattttataattctcCATTGGGTGCATTTGATCTTATTAGTCAAATTCCTATTGTCCAGATGGCTACATCCTACCGCCATAAATTTGCAACGGTAGGGTGAGAATGTTAAATTAGTGTGGTGCATATAACAAACaaagtatgaaaaataatatttttggtcaaAGTATGAAATGGTTGACAATAATAAAAAGATGAGCATTGGGTGTGTTGGCCCAATTTTGAATATCATATACAACACAAAATTAACAGTAATTACGACGGTGGTATTTGACTGAGGAGAAAAGGAAACTTCGCTTTTGCTCTGTTTATCGTCACACTCGCACAATGTCCTCTTCTACTGAAACTCTCTCTAACTTCAAGGAAGCCGCACAATCCATCATGTCCACGCGCCATACCTGGAGCGAGTTCCTCTCACTCTCCGCCCTCACACTTCCTTCCTCATTCTCCGATTTCACCACGCGCATCGGTATCAATCTCACGCGCTTCCTCTTCCACTACTCCTTCATTCTCCTCTTCATCCTCCTCATCACCCTCGTCTACCACCCTCTCTCcatcctcctcctcctcctctcTTTCGCCGGCTGGTACTTCCTATTCTTCTCCCGTGACTCCGCCGAACCCTTCTCGTTATTCAACCTAGTAGCAGTTGACGATCGGGTCGTCGTTTTGGCTCTGGCGGTTTTCACTTTGGTTGTTATTGCTGTGACCGGCGTGTGGTTGAACGTCTTGTTGTCGGTTGTTGTGGCGGCTGGTGTTGTTTGCTTGCACGGCGGATTGAGGAGGACGGATGAGGTTGGTTTGGATGATTACGAATCTCCGTACGGTCCTATGCTCACTGATGCTGGTCCCTATGCACCTGTATGATCAtcttcattttcattctttaacGGTAGATTggattgaatttaattgaattcacTAACAGCCTacaattaatttctatttttcattCTGTTAtgcaatttatttatattgttgaaAGTAGTCGCCATGTAGTGGATTTAGGGTTTTGTGCATACAACTTAATTAATCAAAAATTAGAATACTTGTCTATTCCCTTTTGCTTCGGAGTTGTCGTCTATGTTAGTCTGATGTTAAGCTGATCTTTAGCTTTAGCATTGCTATGATATTGCAATGCAATTATCAATTTGATTCCTAAGCTATAGAACTTTAATGTGTACtccttcaaatattttaaatctatCAAAGCTAGTCTTTGAATTATCATTCTCTCTCGTATTTTTAAAGCAATTGAGACATTATATTGATTAATGAATTAAAGTTTAGGGATTATTTTGTTCATGATCAAATTGATGAGAGTATAATAGTTTATGGACCAAATTAATGGTTTATTGATTACGATGGAGATTTTTTCTGGTAAAAGGTACATTAGTTTGCAGACATGCAATGATATATAGCTAGTTTGTCAgctattttgattttgatagaTATGAAATGAAGACTGTTTTTTTTGTGTGAAGCATAATTCTAATGATGTCTAAAAGTGAGGAAaccatataatatatatctaatgTCAAATTATGATTGTTAAGTTTGTTGAAAAAATGTTTCACTTTATATGTATGGTTGGAATTGGAAATTAGAATCCATCTTATTTACATCAAGGTTCTTTCTCTGTCATGTTAAGAAGGCATATATAATGAATTGAAGGTAGTGGTCATTCATCCTGCATAGTTGATTTGATgccttttgtttttagattgtAACTTGTAAAAATTAGGAGCATTTGACTTTAATCTTTTTACTGTATATATAACTGCTCCTGTTTGCTTGTATGTTGTTAGTGATTGGCTATCATCTTAGAAAAATCAGAGATTTTCCCTTTACATATTCTATATATTTTCTGATTATACCTCACTATTGTGTTCCCATTCCTCTAGGCTCTAAGTAATGTTCAAGTTATCACTAGCAGACATAGATTAGTGTACCTATCGGTTCTAGGATATACTAGTCAAACTAATGTACTTTGTTGGCCATTTTCTAGCAGCATTATGATATTCCTAGATGACCTGATTATTGTGGTAGTTTATTGCTTTCTCACAGCAGTGAACTTGTTTCTCTATTAACTACTCCATCTtttcttaaattaaatataagcaCCTATGCACCTATTGTATATTTCActggtattaaaaaaaaattgataagatAGTTAATACGTTGATATTATGTATATTTGTATTtagaaacaatttattttattaaaagctTATATTAGGGACGGACAGGTATTATAATTGCTTGTATAAGTTTCACCATGTATTTGTGTTTGTGTATACAATGCACAACGAATAATTGATTCTATCTTGTCTGTCTGGAATATGATTTTAGTAAATTTTGAAGGTTTGGCTACATTGATTTTGTCATCAAATCTCAGTTTGAGGGAAAGTGATAAAAATTGCATTAGGGTAATAAAATGTACACTaagttttatattaaatttgctattaaaatcaaatttcttatCTCTAAGCATACATCATTTCACTTTAcgaatcaattttataaaatgaagttaatttaaaataaagtttattgaTTATAAAATGAAATCTCTACATGCAAAATGAATTATTCTAGGGAAATGGTGTTTGAACATCTAAATGGGACATCATATACGGTGTCTCAAATATGatgttaaataaacaatttttattttaatgccATAACACTTTGAATTTTTCTTGTACGGAATATGTTTTGTGAAAATAATGTTGTGTGAGACGTTACTGAAGTCTatgaatatatcaaaataattgcAAAAACATTTTTACAATTAGTAAATATAGAGATTTAACGACTATAAAAAGCACGTCAAGTTAATCAATTAATGAAAGATAAATTTGAGGATTAGTCTCTCACCAACAAAAGACATTTTGTGATATTTacgtatatttaatttaaaaattataatagttaTAGTTGAATATTCGAATGATTGAAATGGTTGTTTATTCTACGTTGAACTACTCCTACAATGTTTTCAAGcagattatttttttctttctatttgttAAGAACTTACAAACTTATTAGACTATCAATCTTTTGTTATTAATGTTTCTTACAAAACTTAATTAAACTATCATTTAAgagtttatatataatttaaaacttgtaCCAAAAAAATGTTTGCGGTTCGAATCTAATATGCAATATATGATGTTGGATGCCTTAGCAACTCAATATAAGTTGCATCAGCTACAACTTATAGCAACTCTTTGCAATATCAAACATCATAAATACgattaaaaattcataaatcactattttttagaacattgttgaaaaaaatttataaaactaagtTATTCAGATGAACTTATGAAAAATAAGTTTAgaacaattaattaatcatatttttttatatatgtattttctaaATACTTTAGCAATTGTTTAGAACAAAAAATAAGATCTTCTAAACAGTTTTGAAGTCTCATGATCGCCAAAGAAGCGTAAACAAAAGATAAGTGAGAGATTAAAAAATAAGCCCTAACATAAAAGAAGAAAGCCTTTATCAACGCTGGAAACAAAATACATATACTGCAGTATATGTGAGGTTGAAACTTGCAAGTAAAAAAAACTTGTGTCTTTGGCATTGAAGtggcaaaaaattaattttgaataaatttaaaatgtaaagttgattttgataaagaataagttgaatgtaaaatgatttattatatttgtatatatttacaTGAAAATGAACTTAACAATAAATTTAAGGCAGAAATCGattgttaagaaaaaaaaatcaaattaaaataaattctagAGACACTAATATTCAAACATTGAAATGGATGCTATACATTTCTCTCTCCATAACTAAAGTTTAGCCATGATTTTAAATGTATAATTAATACATGGACTCACCTAATGTGACACTGTAATAACCACTTTTGGGAAAATTTGGAGAGAAACAGAAATGAAGAGCATCCAAACCtcttaaatatgtataaaaaaaatcaattctatAATTAAAGAACCACTTTTTGTCACTCTCAAAATTGAATCCAAAGATATCTCTAAATAGTATATGTATGAGTCCTCAACTCAAGCTTTACGACCATACGAAAGGACCATAATATAATCCTTAGCTGAGCTTCCAACAGATGTATGAATCTTCCCATTCTTTGGTATTGTTTCCAACCAAAACTCCACTAAGTTTTGCAGCTGCATTGATGATAAAACCGGTTTACCTTCTAATAAGATCTCCACCTGTATTAACAAAAGTAATAAGTGATTAACAATTAGTTTCTCAAAACattgcaataaaaaattattcacataCACCTATTTTTCTCTATACCTATGACACTTGGTTAATCACATGTATAATTGTAGTTAATTCAATTGATTAAATATGGTTAATTTAGATCACGTACAAAATTATGATTAGTTATGTAGTtgaattaatcataattttaatcgtgaattaaattaactatttattcaATTGATTTAACCACATTTTTAGACGTCATTAACTAGGTACAGGAAAAAATAGGTGTTGAATAAATTGAAATACATTGGTTCTTAAAGGTGTGAAGAAAACAAATTTACCTCAGCTTCACTAAAAAGACCAAGCTTCATCACAAGATACTTTTTGATATAGGAAACAGATAAATTTCCATTCctataaacaataattttaagaTTGGTCAAAAGGTTGCCTCAAAATATAGAATTTATATACTAGACACAGCACAAGGATTTGTTTTGTAAGATTTttgtgataaattattttttcaattaaaactAAACTAACTTTTGAATACCAATTAAATGTAGAATATCCAAATCTGATCTCTATTAACTTGTAGCAATAGTAAAGAGTAGATAATTGTGCCTAAACTGTAAAAAGAAttaactttttcaaaatttcactataGTATATTCCTCTAATTGCATGGCATCATTTTGAATGTCTCAGAAACTAAAAATGTCCCAAATGATGTGAATGATAAGAATGATATGGAAAGTATATATAGTGTTGTCAATCGTAGATCGCAGAAAATTGAgtgatttgtttaaattttgctTGACAACAATGCTATTGTGCCGCTATAATATCTATTTGTCAACATTTTGTACTAGAAGCGTATCACCTGAACACTAacaatttgtttaaattctaCTACACTATATTGTACAGAGCTGCCGTAGccgctatttaacaacactCCCACGTACAAGTGAATATAAAAAACTAGCTCTTTACAAAAGAAACATCagacatataaataattttgtcacACTACATGCTTAGTTCAggataagaaaaagaaaggaatacTCATAATAGAAAACTCAAAAGACAAAGATTATCATATtgaccaaaaaataaaactcataacagaaaatgaaaagaaataaacTCACTTGACCCTTAGGTAGGAAGGATATATTTGTGGCAATGTTGCACCAACTTCCCTGCATCCAGAAATTCAAATATCAgatatacaaatatttaaaataaataaaaactttcatTAGATGAATATTAACAAGCTTTGAAAAGTAATCATACCTCTCTTTAGAAGCAACCAAGGAGAACCAAATAGGACCAGTTTCTTTGTGGTTTTCACTCTCAGGTTGTGCTGGAAGATTCAAGTCTTCAATAAATTTGAGTCTTTTTTCTTGGTTTCTGTCCAGCAACTTAAGCTTAAACTTCAAGGGATCTTTATTTGGAGAAACAGATTCATTTAGATCCCACAGTGGTTCTATTTGGTGGTTCCAATGTTTCTTAACTTGAACCTTAGGCACATGATGAGAATCATTGTCACTAGAGTCCAAAAGCATTGGAATGACACCATTTTCTTGCATAGTAGAGTTATTAGGAGACTTGTTTTTGCTTTTAGTTTCCACAAGGTAATTGAATGGCTCATCATACATAACAGCTTTTCCTTTCCTTAACTCGGCATTGTCCTCTGAAACATTCTTGAGCACTATTCTCTGACTTGATTCTGGTTTTGAAGACATCTGCTGATCATACTAGTTAGTACATAATTGCACAAGTAAAATGGTCAAGTAATCTATTTGGATAAAAACTTGATTTAACGCTCATAGATAAACAGTTATCATATAAGTGATTGTGTATAAGCTATTTTTATGacataagataaaataaaatcaagatgttttcataaaagttataaaccgtttttataaactattctagagagcttatggaaataagctcaaaaagttatttctatatATTCTCTCAAACAGTTTCACTTGTATTTATGTCAATAAGTAAGCTCAAATAAGTCGAtctaaatctaaatctaaagaGACTCTACATTGcaaatatatttcaaaacaaaagtTGAAGACAAAGGGAATGAAATAGCATTAATTTCCTAATGTATACAAtggaaagattaaaaaataagaacCAAAGAGAGAATAGAGGACCAGAAAATATTTCTCCCTTTTTACCTTAAATCTGATTTTTGGAGTCTCACTGAATGTTTCAAACTGAGGGAGCTTATCATCTTTCTTTTCATCAACTGTAGGAATTAAGTCAGTTCTAATGAACTTTTTTCTAGCTACAGCTTTTGCTCTTCTAGCAGATAGAATTGTCGAAACTTCATCCAAAATTTCTATCCCACAGTGTTTTCTTTCCTCTTTCTTAACATCAGCTACCATTTCAGAAGCAGAAACTTTTGGTTCTTGTGGAGTAATAGAGAATTCTTGCATCTGCTTTGTCTCTTCTTGTGCCTCCTTTTCAGTTGCATCATTCTTAACTTTTTTTGAAGCTCTTTTGGCCTTTTTTCCATTGGTCTTTGTTGAGAATTGAgacttcttcttctttttggtTGACACAGTTTTCTTAACATTTTTTCCTTTATTGGAGAAAAATTTGTCCCTCATACCTTGCAGATTATTATCTGTCCTGTAGATTTTTGATATAGTATAAATTTCAAGTTCAGGAGAATTATACAAAAGGGAGatttagaaattaaatgaaTTTCAACCATATCATGTTGATGGTAAATTAATAATACCTTAGTTTATCTAATGGAGAACAACCCAAGTCTACATTGCATACTGGACAATGATTTAATTTCTCATCTGTTAGCTTCTTTTCTATACATTCCCTGCAAACTGTTATTAAACTCATAGATTTAGGCATGGATAAAGAgaatgataatttaataaataaaaataaacatggAATTATATTGATAgcattttgttcaaattctgtTACGCTACAATGCTATAGCGCCACAATAGCGGCTATTTGACAAAACTATGTATTAAATAGTGTATTGTGAAGTATTagtaatttgttcaaattccactatAGTATAGCGCTATAACAGCTATTTGACAGCGCTGAATTATATTCATCACATAAGATGAAAACAACAGAAAGCTAGGGAGTGAGGAACATTGAGGCTTAGTTTCAAGCAGACTCTCATGTTCAATCATACCAATATTTTACTGATAAATTAAACAGAAGATGTTGACTATTATTACCAGAAAAAGTATGCATACCCTGCTACTTCTTGATTGTAACCATGTCTAATGtaaaaatcaaacatatgcTTCATTTCATTTCAGttaaacatataaaatttaaaatattttcgtAAAAATATACTCTGCTTTTAAAATGAACATCATGAAAAGAGATCACCATTTCAATCAAAACAACTCCAAAAATTCATCATGCAGATTGCATACAGTATCACATTTTgctttatttttgtaataaccATCTGATTCCAGGGAATGAGGTCCTACTAATCAAAGTTCGGCCGAATATTATGTAAGTAAAATCcgacaaaaaaatatttcagcCAGGATTTGAACTCGGATTACAGATTGTAAAAACACTATCAGAATATTTGCCACTTACCACATGCATTATGTATATATAAGTGCCTATAATAGAAAACTGTAGTAAATTTCCAATTAGCATGGAAGCCAACTCAAGTAATATATACTTTACAAAGATTTCCATTTAAGTCACTAAATAAACAGACCAAATTAAAACAAGACTGCTAAGACACATATATCTTGAGCTTAGAATAACAAAAATTCAACACTTTTCTTAGTTTCGTCGaatgttttttttcaatttacacCCAAATAGGTTAAGTAAACTGAATTTACGCAATCTGCACGAACTTAATTTAGGTTCACATAAGTAGTAAATTAAGTTCAGTAGTTTTCTAGAATTGCATTCATGTAACTTATGTAAGTGTAACTGAAAAAAACACACAAGTGAAAATTGAATTgtgataattaataaaaacatagGAGGAAAtagaaatagagaaaaaagaTTAAGATGAAAAAAAGGAACGAAGGACTTACAAGAATGCAAGCATTCACATATTGTGGTGGCGTCTCTGAGATATTTATTACACAAACGACACGTGAACAATTCAGAGAGCTTCGCATGATTCACCTTTTGCTTTACCATTGTTATTGTCTTTATTCACTGACAAAGACACACACGTTCACAACAAAATACACATTTCATCAAACTTCTCTTCCATAGTCACGTAATTTACATGGTGCATGTCACCAAAagggaataaaaataaaaataaaaataaaaaacgtgACAAAGTTTCACAACATTCTCGACGAgataattcttaatttttaaccCCCGCGAGAATAACAAAGAAAATTTGTTGATACTAAGGGTTTGGAGAATTTTGAATTATCCTATAATGGGGTCGATTTCTTGACTATGGAAAAAAAAGTGGGATTCTTGGAGTATCGAATATGTTTGTCTCGTTCGATTTGTACTATGGTTGaggtgttttttgtttttatctcaTGGAGGCTCAGACACAACGTAGCcaaaaatcaataatcaaattACTATGCATAGTATGAGAAATTATAAAAAGTGCTGTGTGCGTGAGAAAAGAAACGGCATGTATTTGAGTAAGAGATTTTGAATTTCggtaaaaaaatcacaataccaATAGGTCATTACACCATCAATGTCAAATCCTACcctttaataataaaatatcttaTTGTTTCTTAATTTGTTATATGttgtgttctttttttttttaatccttaTTCAGCCTAAACGTCCTTTCTTgagtgaaattaaattaaacatgtTCAAGGTGTATATCACTAGTAAAAGAAAGTACTCCCTCCTTCTCTAATGTACCAATTGGATCAATAGGACCCATAAATGCGACCATCCCcaagttttataaatatatagtcaattattataagatatatgtatcacaaaaataaaaataaaaaagttttgtGTATACTCCAAAAGGTTTATATACCTAgagatagaaaaaataatagataataaTGTGATAGGAAGAGATAAAATGAGATGTTTAATGTATTTACGTTTTAGTTCAactaataaatatcaaaattattaggtTTAATGTAATGTTTCGAGATTAAATTTGAGACGTCacaattatatttgaatttatggtggtaattatataatttcatccataaacaaaaaatatatatatatatgttaaatgagtatataaaaatttgagaTGTATATATCATTGTAGATTAGTAAATGTCAATACGATGGTCactaacaatatatataatttgttgatttttggaGAAACATTTACTTAAGTTAATTTACTTAATAATagacattaaattttattaattcaatcgtcaaattaataatttttattgagtagatcaaatatataatttttttatagaattttaataatttgatattttatcaaataattaagtTCAATTCAACgtactttataaaatataagtaaaatctTAACTATAAAATTCCATAAGtacatatattcaatttttataattttttatatgtataatctttaagataatataaaaatttcaaatagttaaattgataaaatttaatatctacAAAAGTTATTCTTAAAATCATCAAAATCTTTTactctcatatatatatataatgtatgGAGTTGCTAATATACACACTTGAAATATAGAAGGTGTATGCTACACACTTTCTATATTGGCAAAAATATCAACTTTTctatttgaaaacaatttaaaagGGTATgttatattgtaatttaatgtttaattttttttttctttgtttcttttttaattacaaGATAAGTGAaactttattcaaattaaaagcCATCAACTACACCACAACAAAACTTGATAGTGGCCCTCCTCT
The genomic region above belongs to Cicer arietinum cultivar CDC Frontier isolate Library 1 chromosome 4, Cicar.CDCFrontier_v2.0, whole genome shotgun sequence and contains:
- the LOC101510136 gene encoding PRA1 family protein D-like; translated protein: MSSSTETLSNFKEAAQSIMSTRHTWSEFLSLSALTLPSSFSDFTTRIGINLTRFLFHYSFILLFILLITLVYHPLSILLLLLSFAGWYFLFFSRDSAEPFSLFNLVAVDDRVVVLALAVFTLVVIAVTGVWLNVLLSVVVAAGVVCLHGGLRRTDEVGLDDYESPYGPMLTDAGPYAPV
- the LOC101505208 gene encoding PRA1 family protein D-like; this translates as MSSSTETLSNFKEAAQSIMSTRHTWSEFLSLSALTLPSSFSDFTTRIGINLTRFLFHYSFILLFILLITLVYHPLSILLLLLSFAGWYFLFFSRDSAEPFSLFNLVAVDDRVVVLALAVFTLVVIAVTGVWLNVLLSVVVAAGVVCLHGASKIFS
- the LOC101505530 gene encoding E3 ubiquitin protein ligase DRIP2-like, giving the protein MPKSMSLITVCRECIEKKLTDEKLNHCPVCNVDLGCSPLDKLRTDNNLQGMRDKFFSNKGKNVKKTVSTKKKKKSQFSTKTNGKKAKRASKKVKNDATEKEAQEETKQMQEFSITPQEPKVSASEMVADVKKEERKHCGIEILDEVSTILSARRAKAVARKKFIRTDLIPTVDEKKDDKLPQFETFSETPKIRFKMSSKPESSQRIVLKNVSEDNAELRKGKAVMYDEPFNYLVETKSKNKSPNNSTMQENGVIPMLLDSSDNDSHHVPKVQVKKHWNHQIEPLWDLNESVSPNKDPLKFKLKLLDRNQEKRLKFIEDLNLPAQPESENHKETGPIWFSLVASKEREVGATLPQIYPSYLRVKNGNLSVSYIKKYLVMKLGLFSEAEVEILLEGKPVLSSMQLQNLVEFWLETIPKNGKIHTSVGSSAKDYIMVLSYGRKA